Proteins from a genomic interval of Paenibacillus sp. FSL R5-0623:
- a CDS encoding glycoside hydrolase 43 family protein — protein sequence MYPNPIIWADYPDLDVIRVEDTYYMVSTTMHMMPGCVILRSYDLIHWEVATYVYDTLDDTPAQRLVDGHHVYSKGMWAASLRYHQGMFYVIFVANDTRKTYLYTSTSISGVWKKQIVEGFYHDCSLFFDDDERAYLVYGNTEIYLTELSSNLSGPKPGGVHRLIVKDEQSHHLGYEGAHFYKINGKYIVFLIHITKASGRRTQAFYMADSLEDVFTGGEVFNDDMDYFNSGVAQGGIVDTPDGDWYAMLFQDHGAVGRVPVLVPLHFDQGKPIFANKAPKQIDIPSTRPEHRYNPLVGSDSFNYEPEEDGNIRLRDFWQWNHTPNHELWSVTEKPGVYRVRTGQISPNLTFAVNTLTQRSMGPACEAIVTLDGSRLNDGDYAGLCFLIGSYGMIALTKQDSKFYLVMHARDSEDSTIFGNLIDQKPATEHERIPVSDPIVKLKAFGNFENNLDECSFAYFDGVEWRDIGIVHKMIYKLDHFMGCRTGLFVYSTEIAGGTADFSNFEYRVINPDEKQ from the coding sequence ATGTATCCGAATCCGATTATTTGGGCCGATTACCCGGATCTTGACGTTATTCGTGTAGAAGACACATATTATATGGTCAGTACAACCATGCATATGATGCCGGGATGTGTCATCCTGCGTTCATATGACCTGATCCATTGGGAAGTAGCCACATATGTATACGACACATTGGACGATACACCTGCCCAACGGCTGGTGGATGGTCATCACGTTTATAGTAAAGGCATGTGGGCTGCATCACTCCGTTATCATCAAGGGATGTTCTATGTGATCTTTGTTGCGAATGATACCCGTAAGACATACTTGTATACGTCGACCTCCATCTCGGGAGTGTGGAAGAAGCAGATCGTGGAAGGGTTTTACCATGATTGCTCCTTATTTTTTGATGATGATGAACGAGCCTATCTCGTATACGGTAATACCGAGATCTATCTGACCGAATTAAGCTCTAATCTGTCCGGGCCCAAACCTGGTGGAGTACATCGCTTGATTGTAAAAGACGAGCAGTCTCATCACCTTGGTTATGAAGGAGCACATTTTTACAAGATCAATGGTAAATATATTGTGTTCCTGATTCATATCACGAAAGCTTCCGGACGTAGAACACAGGCGTTTTATATGGCAGACTCTCTGGAAGATGTCTTCACTGGTGGAGAAGTATTCAATGACGATATGGATTATTTCAATTCAGGAGTTGCTCAGGGCGGTATCGTGGATACGCCGGATGGAGACTGGTATGCAATGCTGTTTCAGGATCATGGGGCTGTTGGCCGGGTTCCTGTTTTGGTTCCGCTACACTTTGATCAAGGTAAACCAATCTTTGCAAACAAAGCGCCGAAGCAGATTGATATCCCGAGCACGAGACCAGAGCACCGTTATAACCCGTTAGTGGGTAGCGACAGTTTCAATTATGAACCCGAGGAAGATGGAAACATCCGCCTCCGTGATTTTTGGCAATGGAATCATACACCTAATCATGAACTTTGGTCCGTTACAGAGAAACCGGGAGTGTATCGTGTTCGAACGGGACAGATCAGCCCAAATCTGACGTTTGCGGTCAACACACTAACCCAGCGTTCAATGGGGCCCGCTTGCGAAGCAATAGTTACGCTTGACGGCAGTCGTCTGAATGATGGGGATTATGCCGGGTTGTGCTTTTTGATCGGTTCGTACGGTATGATCGCTCTCACGAAGCAGGATAGCAAGTTTTACTTGGTCATGCATGCCAGAGATAGTGAAGATTCCACCATATTTGGCAATCTGATCGACCAGAAGCCAGCCACTGAACATGAACGTATCCCGGTATCAGATCCAATAGTTAAACTAAAAGCATTCGGAAATTTTGAGAACAATCTGGATGAGTGCTCTTTTGCCTATTTCGATGGGGTTGAATGGAGAGATATAGGGATTGTCCACAAAATGATATATAAACTGGATCATTTTATGGGTTGCCGAACGGGATTGTTTGTATATTCAACGGAAATAGCTGGAGGAACAGCTGATTTTTCGAATTTTGAATATCGTGTGATTAATCCTGATGAGAAACAATGA
- a CDS encoding extracellular solute-binding protein → MTERRELFKPNWGHVVMYKRCLDITRWTFILFLAVSIPAGHTEGNTKQHHPQQDGQQIQLPATFERYSPPIVVSFVRETGDDLERMISQLSGETILDNRWTRLYEKELGIQIHYDWTAKGDVYNQKLGVSLAAGRFPDVVKVNPYQLRQLSNAGMIEDLTHVYQEHASPLTKSILEAEGRGAFDAATIDGKLMAIPESSSSIETAQYLWIRTDWLEQLGLRPPKTMEELLQVSKAFTEGDPDGNGEHDTYGLALTNHLWDPVMGAAGVMSGYGAYPNIWVKDAEGNLTYGGIQPEVREALKVLQTLYREGQLDPDFGYKSGNKAFRLVQDGKIGMLYGEQWTSFMLQSTRDKDTDIDVEWQAYPIVAKSDRSLFVPLRSNTGQYFAVKKGFSNPEVVVKLMNLHLDINWGDQAQYETYYNDDSRAVWMLSPVTPFPGNKNIDAYKQIRDARSTGDFSALQNEALAIHKRIVAYELEDVESGWGWKQTYGPSGAFSIADSYEKNGQLLYDQFTGGITDTMVDRQIILRDLQLEAYMNIILGRSIDEFDQFVENWRKLGGDQITSEVNAWFRTSKPKEH, encoded by the coding sequence TTGACAGAGAGAAGAGAGTTGTTCAAACCGAACTGGGGGCATGTCGTCATGTATAAGAGATGTCTGGACATAACAAGATGGACCTTCATTCTGTTCCTTGCTGTATCCATACCAGCAGGTCATACCGAAGGTAATACCAAACAACATCATCCGCAGCAAGATGGGCAGCAGATTCAACTTCCCGCTACGTTTGAGAGGTATTCTCCTCCCATCGTTGTCTCTTTTGTCAGGGAAACTGGAGATGACCTTGAGCGTATGATTAGTCAGTTATCTGGTGAGACGATACTGGATAATCGCTGGACTCGTTTGTACGAGAAAGAGCTAGGTATTCAAATTCACTATGACTGGACTGCTAAGGGAGATGTATACAATCAGAAGTTGGGTGTATCACTTGCTGCAGGACGTTTTCCAGATGTGGTGAAAGTTAATCCATATCAACTTAGACAACTGAGCAACGCTGGAATGATCGAAGATTTAACCCATGTGTACCAAGAGCACGCTTCCCCACTTACAAAGAGTATATTGGAGGCGGAGGGAAGAGGTGCATTTGATGCGGCAACCATTGATGGCAAACTCATGGCTATTCCCGAATCATCTTCCTCCATTGAGACAGCGCAGTACCTGTGGATTAGAACCGATTGGTTGGAGCAACTGGGGCTACGGCCGCCTAAAACGATGGAAGAGCTTCTCCAGGTTTCGAAAGCGTTTACAGAGGGAGACCCCGACGGGAACGGAGAGCATGATACGTACGGACTTGCGCTAACGAACCATCTATGGGATCCAGTTATGGGAGCTGCAGGGGTGATGTCCGGCTATGGGGCCTACCCTAATATATGGGTTAAAGATGCAGAAGGAAACCTCACTTATGGAGGTATTCAGCCTGAAGTTCGGGAGGCTCTGAAAGTACTGCAAACGTTGTATCGTGAAGGCCAACTTGATCCGGATTTTGGTTATAAAAGTGGAAACAAGGCGTTTCGTCTAGTTCAAGATGGAAAAATAGGGATGCTTTACGGCGAACAGTGGACATCCTTTATGCTTCAGAGCACCCGTGATAAAGATACAGATATAGATGTAGAATGGCAGGCATATCCCATTGTTGCCAAGTCGGATCGGAGCCTGTTCGTACCGCTACGTTCCAACACGGGGCAATACTTTGCTGTAAAAAAGGGCTTCTCTAATCCGGAAGTTGTTGTAAAGCTCATGAATCTGCATCTGGACATCAACTGGGGGGATCAGGCACAGTATGAAACATACTACAATGACGACTCCCGAGCTGTGTGGATGCTTTCACCGGTAACTCCTTTTCCTGGTAATAAAAATATAGATGCTTACAAACAAATTCGGGATGCCAGAAGTACAGGAGACTTCTCGGCTCTGCAGAATGAAGCTCTCGCCATTCACAAACGCATTGTGGCCTATGAATTGGAAGATGTAGAGAGCGGCTGGGGCTGGAAACAAACCTATGGGCCTTCGGGTGCTTTTAGCATTGCTGATTCTTATGAGAAGAACGGCCAACTTCTCTATGATCAATTCACGGGCGGAATTACGGACACGATGGTTGATCGACAAATTATTCTTCGGGATCTTCAGCTTGAAGCCTATATGAACATTATTCTAGGCAGGTCGATAGATGAGTTTGATCAATTCGTTGAGAACTGGCGCAAGCTGGGGGGAGATCAGATCACATCGGAGGTTAACGCGTGGTTTCGCACCAGCAAGCCAAAGGAGCACTAA
- a CDS encoding histidine kinase: protein MIKIPAKSWFNSIFARLIITYLVFVLPLILLGVYLYHWSYDNASQEISLSTERRLNQYVVELNREIEWMELQQFDIVEDRKLNRLAILWDMMDQVERRDTLNYLTERLASFKNSTAYIKNVHVHIPSVGKSISAIQGIDDFDKSSYLYFSSGMQGKGTRFTVKEDALNLSAVRLTGTRGEPPLFVIQVELDTYHFQNELTRLNLYPESSTFLIEDKTGHAITDKHQASVILTNYREHSVKGTLDGFRMKVGDTMYHVSQLHMDSLGLSVATYLPEAIVTKPLSKFYHWAWLFAITSFVAITAYLYSSYKLIHIPLLLLVKRFKKMEGGMLDVPIAHNRKDEFGFLYTRFNLMIENLQSLIDRDFKKTLMMQRAELKQLQSQINPHFLYNSFFILNSLARTGETERIEQFTNMLGEYFRFITRNETDHVKLKVEVEHSRIYTEIQQLRFSRRIKVDFGSLPAEMEHIHVPRLIIQPIIENAYEHSLEKNTDSGLLIIGFHMEGSYAEITVEDNGNELEEQHIQALQQRLHKDGSTDEMTGLINIHRRLVLTYGEGSGLFLSRSELQGLKVTIRIQWKEGENECIDF from the coding sequence TTGATCAAGATCCCTGCTAAATCATGGTTTAACAGTATATTTGCGCGATTAATAATCACCTATCTGGTATTTGTGCTTCCTCTTATTCTTCTTGGCGTGTATCTGTATCATTGGAGTTATGACAATGCAAGCCAGGAGATATCGTTGTCAACGGAAAGACGGTTAAACCAATATGTGGTGGAATTGAACAGAGAGATAGAATGGATGGAATTACAGCAGTTTGATATCGTTGAGGATCGAAAACTCAATCGTCTGGCGATTCTCTGGGACATGATGGATCAGGTTGAGCGGCGTGATACATTAAATTACCTGACAGAACGACTCGCTTCATTCAAGAATAGCACTGCTTATATCAAAAACGTTCATGTACATATCCCTTCTGTTGGCAAGAGTATATCCGCGATCCAAGGCATCGATGATTTCGATAAAAGTTCTTATCTATATTTTAGTTCAGGCATGCAAGGAAAAGGTACACGTTTCACTGTGAAAGAGGACGCCTTGAACTTAAGTGCCGTCAGGCTGACAGGCACGAGAGGAGAACCCCCGCTTTTTGTCATTCAAGTGGAGCTGGATACATACCATTTTCAGAATGAACTCACACGGCTTAATTTGTACCCGGAGAGTTCAACGTTTCTGATTGAGGACAAAACGGGGCATGCCATCACAGATAAACATCAAGCTAGTGTTATTCTCACGAATTACCGTGAGCACAGTGTAAAGGGTACACTTGATGGCTTTCGAATGAAGGTGGGGGACACCATGTACCATGTTAGTCAGTTGCATATGGACTCCCTGGGCTTATCCGTAGCTACATATCTACCCGAGGCAATTGTTACCAAGCCACTTAGCAAGTTCTATCATTGGGCTTGGCTGTTTGCGATTACATCATTTGTTGCCATCACGGCGTATCTCTATTCAAGTTACAAGTTAATTCATATCCCGTTACTGTTGTTGGTGAAAAGATTCAAAAAAATGGAGGGAGGCATGCTTGATGTCCCCATTGCGCATAACCGAAAGGATGAATTTGGCTTCCTCTACACGCGTTTCAATCTAATGATTGAAAATCTTCAATCCCTGATCGACCGTGATTTCAAGAAAACACTGATGATGCAGCGGGCCGAGTTGAAACAGCTTCAATCGCAGATTAATCCTCATTTTCTGTACAATAGCTTCTTTATTCTGAATTCACTGGCAAGGACAGGAGAAACCGAACGTATTGAGCAATTCACTAACATGCTTGGAGAGTATTTCAGGTTCATTACCCGGAATGAAACAGATCATGTGAAGTTGAAAGTGGAAGTTGAGCATTCACGAATCTATACAGAGATTCAACAATTACGATTCTCCAGACGAATCAAGGTCGATTTTGGGTCACTGCCTGCTGAGATGGAACATATTCACGTTCCCAGGCTCATTATTCAACCCATTATTGAGAATGCATATGAACACAGCCTTGAAAAGAATACCGACTCTGGTCTTCTAATTATCGGGTTTCATATGGAAGGTTCATATGCCGAGATTACCGTAGAGGATAATGGAAATGAGTTGGAAGAGCAACATATTCAAGCTCTTCAACAACGGTTGCATAAGGACGGAAGTACGGATGAAATGACGGGTTTAATCAATATTCATCGACGTCTGGTGCTGACGTATGGCGAAGGAAGTGGCCTTTTCCTATCCAGAAGTGAACTGCAAGGATTAAAAGTCACAATTCGAATCCAGTGGAAAGAGGGAGAGAACGAATGTATCGACTTTTGA